A genomic region of Coleofasciculus sp. FACHB-1120 contains the following coding sequences:
- a CDS encoding elongation factor G translates to MNEKVMSGVRNVAIVGPYLSGKTTLLESLLFVTGAISRKGRTSDGNTVGDSSQEARDRHMSVEVSTASTEYDSVRFTFVDCPGSVEFAQETYNALIGVDAAIVVCEPVSDRVLTLAPLFKFLDDWEIPHLVFINKMDRANNNFMDVLHSLKTVSSRPVIPHQYPIGQGEQLSGFIDLVSEQAYHYHPGAAADPVPMPDGLKEQEQAARAEMLEELANFDDHLLEELLEEINPPQEEILQDLKMELGADLIVPVFLGVAEQDYGVRPLLEALLREAPDPSTTAERRGIVLHADAPLAQVIKTYYTPQGGKISLVRVWQGTLTDGIVLNGVRTGGLYRLMGQQQQPMTLAEAGEIVVLGRLEGIKTGDTLTASGDPLATELPKAEQMAPVFALAITPEKRNDEVKLSSAITKLLEEDPSLAWEQHGDTHEVILWGQGEIHLQVALDRLRRKYNLPMTTHLPRVPYKETIRKPASSIHGRYKHQSGGHGQFGDVYLDIKPLSRGEGINFSQTIVGGVVPRQYIPGVETGVREYLVHGPLGFPVVDVAVTLTNGSYHSVDSSEQAFKQAARIAMQEGMPKCEPTLLEPITAIQACAPAEFTSKVLQLVSGRRGQILGYEGKSDWPGWDCVSAYLPQAEMHNFIVELRSLTMGVGFFHWKYDHLQEVPDKLAERVIATNG, encoded by the coding sequence ATGAACGAAAAAGTCATGTCTGGGGTACGCAATGTTGCAATTGTTGGCCCCTACTTAAGTGGCAAAACTACGTTACTAGAAAGTTTACTCTTCGTCACGGGTGCGATTTCCCGCAAAGGTCGCACTTCAGACGGTAACACGGTGGGAGATAGTTCCCAAGAGGCACGCGACCGCCACATGAGCGTGGAAGTATCAACGGCTAGCACCGAGTACGACAGTGTCCGCTTCACCTTTGTCGATTGTCCCGGATCGGTTGAATTTGCTCAAGAAACCTACAATGCTCTAATTGGCGTCGATGCGGCAATTGTCGTGTGTGAACCCGTGAGCGATCGCGTCCTCACTCTCGCACCTCTATTTAAATTCCTTGACGACTGGGAAATCCCGCACCTAGTCTTCATCAACAAAATGGATCGGGCGAACAACAACTTCATGGACGTGCTGCACTCCCTGAAAACCGTCTCCAGTCGCCCCGTCATCCCACACCAGTATCCCATCGGTCAAGGCGAACAACTGAGCGGCTTTATCGACTTAGTGAGCGAACAAGCTTATCACTACCATCCCGGTGCCGCCGCCGACCCGGTGCCGATGCCAGATGGTCTCAAAGAGCAGGAACAAGCCGCCCGTGCAGAAATGCTGGAGGAATTGGCAAATTTTGACGACCACCTGTTAGAAGAACTGCTAGAGGAAATTAACCCACCCCAAGAAGAAATTCTCCAAGACTTGAAGATGGAATTAGGGGCAGATTTAATCGTGCCTGTATTCCTGGGCGTTGCCGAGCAAGATTATGGAGTGCGACCGCTGTTGGAAGCATTGTTGCGAGAAGCACCCGACCCATCCACCACTGCCGAACGACGGGGAATTGTTCTCCATGCCGATGCCCCCCTGGCGCAAGTCATTAAAACTTATTACACCCCTCAAGGTGGGAAAATCTCCCTCGTGCGGGTGTGGCAAGGTACGTTAACCGATGGAATTGTCCTTAATGGCGTTCGGACGGGTGGCTTGTACCGTCTGATGGGTCAGCAACAACAGCCGATGACTTTAGCCGAAGCCGGTGAGATTGTTGTCTTGGGACGCTTAGAGGGAATTAAAACTGGCGATACCTTGACCGCTTCCGGCGACCCACTGGCGACCGAACTCCCCAAAGCCGAGCAAATGGCACCCGTTTTTGCATTAGCGATTACGCCCGAAAAACGCAACGATGAAGTTAAACTCAGCAGCGCCATCACCAAGCTGCTAGAAGAAGACCCCTCCCTGGCTTGGGAACAACACGGCGATACTCACGAAGTCATCCTTTGGGGTCAAGGTGAAATTCATCTGCAAGTTGCCCTCGACCGACTGCGGCGCAAGTACAACCTGCCTATGACCACTCACCTGCCGCGAGTTCCTTACAAAGAAACCATTCGCAAACCCGCATCCTCGATTCACGGGCGCTACAAGCACCAAAGTGGCGGTCACGGTCAGTTTGGCGATGTTTATCTCGATATCAAGCCGCTGTCGCGTGGCGAAGGCATTAACTTCAGTCAAACAATTGTCGGTGGCGTCGTACCGAGACAGTATATCCCTGGGGTTGAGACGGGTGTTCGGGAGTATTTGGTACATGGCCCCTTGGGCTTCCCCGTGGTCGATGTAGCGGTGACGCTGACGAATGGTTCTTACCACTCCGTCGATAGTTCCGAACAAGCGTTTAAACAGGCAGCCCGGATTGCGATGCAGGAAGGAATGCCTAAGTGCGAACCAACGCTGCTAGAACCAATTACCGCGATTCAGGCGTGTGCCCCAGCCGAGTTTACCTCTAAGGTACTGCAACTGGTAAGCGGACGCCGGGGACAAATTCTCGGCTACGAAGGGAAGTCGGATTGGCCTGGTTGGGATTGCGTTTCTGCTTACTTACCCCAAGCAGAGATGCACAACTTTATCGTGGAGTTGCGATCGCTCACAATGGGCGTCGGCTTCTTTCATTGGAAGTACGACCATCTCCAAGAAGTCCCAGACAAGCTGGCTGAACGAGTGATAGCCACTAACGGCTAA
- the ctpC gene encoding carboxyl-terminal processing protease CtpC, producing the protein MVITKRGLVLGATALVLSTVAVTGAGIHLSQGQAFFRESPKELVDEVWQIIDRSYVDGTFNKVNWRSVRKDYLNRSYPSKKEAYEAIREMLKKLNDPYTRFMDPEEFKSMQIDTSGELTGVGIQLAQDEETKKLTVIAPIEDTPASKAGVLAKDTIKKIDGKSTEGMDVNDAVRLIRGQPGTQVTLTIQRGDKELVFPLKRARIEIHPVRSSKQNSSMGEIGYIRLNQFSANAAKEMGDAIKDLERQKVNGYILDLRSNPGGLLYASIEIAQMWLKDGTIVSTVDRQGEREREKANNRPLTDKPLVVLVDGGSASASEILSGALQDNKRAVLVGTKTFGKGLVQSVRGLGDGSGLAVTIAKYYTPNGRNINKEGIKPDVVLEMTEAQRKALQTDRNKIGSADDPQYAKALEVLNQKIAAQRGNQAQK; encoded by the coding sequence TCCCAAGGAACTTGTAGATGAAGTGTGGCAAATTATTGACCGCAGTTACGTAGATGGCACCTTTAATAAAGTCAATTGGCGGTCAGTTCGTAAAGACTACCTAAATCGGTCTTACCCCAGCAAGAAGGAAGCCTATGAGGCGATCCGGGAAATGCTGAAGAAACTGAATGACCCGTATACCCGGTTCATGGACCCAGAAGAGTTCAAGAGTATGCAGATTGATACTTCTGGGGAATTAACGGGCGTTGGCATTCAACTCGCTCAAGATGAGGAAACGAAAAAGCTAACGGTGATTGCGCCAATTGAAGATACACCGGCTTCTAAGGCTGGTGTTCTGGCAAAGGATACCATCAAGAAAATTGATGGCAAGAGTACCGAGGGGATGGATGTCAATGATGCTGTGCGCCTGATCCGAGGACAACCGGGAACACAAGTGACGTTGACTATTCAGCGGGGCGATAAGGAATTAGTATTTCCCCTGAAACGGGCACGGATTGAAATCCATCCGGTGCGCTCTAGCAAGCAGAATAGTTCTATGGGTGAAATAGGCTACATTCGCCTCAATCAGTTTAGCGCCAATGCTGCTAAGGAAATGGGGGATGCGATTAAGGATTTAGAACGGCAGAAGGTAAATGGCTACATTTTGGATCTGCGTTCTAATCCAGGCGGATTACTCTACGCTAGTATTGAAATTGCTCAGATGTGGTTAAAAGACGGCACCATCGTCTCAACGGTGGATCGTCAGGGCGAAAGGGAACGAGAGAAAGCGAATAATCGCCCCCTCACAGATAAACCATTAGTGGTGCTGGTGGATGGCGGATCGGCAAGTGCCAGCGAAATCCTCTCAGGGGCATTGCAAGATAATAAACGGGCTGTTTTAGTGGGCACAAAAACCTTTGGTAAAGGCTTGGTGCAATCGGTGCGGGGCCTGGGAGATGGTTCGGGGCTGGCGGTGACGATCGCTAAGTATTACACTCCCAACGGGCGCAATATTAATAAAGAGGGGATCAAGCCGGATGTGGTGCTGGAAATGACGGAAGCTCAGCGCAAGGCATTGCAAACCGATCGCAATAAAATCGGCAGCGCGGACGATCCTCAATATGCCAAAGCGTTGGAGGTGCTGAATCAGAAGATTGCCGCCCAACGAGGAAATCAGGCGCAGAAATAG
- a CDS encoding transposase, which translates to MTNSQTWYIVKRQEGKCEILPSEQVAGEDKSAFVESWGPFDSQQEAIARRVGLIRAGKCQPQ; encoded by the coding sequence ATGACAAATTCCCAAACTTGGTATATTGTCAAGCGCCAAGAAGGTAAATGTGAAATCCTCCCTAGCGAACAAGTCGCAGGGGAGGATAAATCAGCTTTCGTGGAAAGCTGGGGACCATTTGATTCTCAACAGGAAGCGATCGCTCGTCGCGTCGGCTTAATTCGCGCTGGAAAGTGCCAACCTCAATAA
- a CDS encoding prohibitin family protein has product MSFMTSLLITLISILVFFNAGKVKNERSRLAVQAIASLVGAIAVLSTVFRSLLIIPAGNIGVVESLGRVSERTLNPGVHLVNPFTEVEIFSTRLKDVKETIEATSQEGLAFNIDVSLQYKLDPQKAAEVYKNIGTEEANIISSRFRSLVREITANYPAVAIYSTKRQEVANQLRQRLSEQLLPLGFVVEEALLREVKLPDTLQAAIEQKLQVEQQSQQMKFTLEKERQEAERKRIEARGISDSQKIIAQGLTDRMLQLKAIEATEKLAQSPNSKIVVMGGQGQGGLPILLQPEIGTSSNTAAPKP; this is encoded by the coding sequence ATGTCTTTTATGACTTCGCTCCTGATCACGTTAATTTCTATCCTCGTTTTCTTCAATGCTGGTAAAGTTAAGAATGAACGCTCGCGCTTGGCGGTACAGGCGATCGCTTCGCTAGTTGGAGCAATTGCAGTGCTTTCTACCGTCTTCCGCAGTTTATTGATTATCCCCGCTGGAAATATCGGCGTTGTAGAGTCCTTGGGAAGGGTTTCCGAACGCACCCTTAATCCTGGTGTCCATTTAGTCAATCCCTTTACCGAAGTCGAGATATTTTCCACTCGGCTGAAAGATGTGAAGGAAACGATAGAGGCTACATCCCAGGAAGGTTTAGCTTTCAATATTGATGTCAGTCTTCAATACAAACTAGATCCGCAAAAAGCGGCAGAAGTTTATAAAAATATTGGCACTGAAGAGGCAAATATTATTAGTTCCCGATTTCGCTCCCTTGTCCGCGAAATCACTGCTAATTACCCGGCTGTGGCAATTTACTCGACTAAACGCCAAGAAGTTGCTAATCAGCTTCGCCAACGGCTAAGCGAGCAGTTATTACCTCTTGGTTTTGTAGTTGAAGAAGCTCTATTGAGAGAAGTTAAACTTCCCGATACGCTCCAAGCAGCAATTGAGCAAAAACTCCAAGTTGAGCAGCAAAGCCAGCAGATGAAATTTACTCTGGAAAAAGAGCGTCAAGAGGCTGAGCGTAAACGCATTGAAGCTAGAGGTATTTCTGATTCTCAAAAAATAATTGCTCAAGGTCTGACCGACCGAATGCTGCAATTAAAGGCAATTGAAGCTACTGAAAAACTAGCTCAATCCCCAAATTCTAAAATTGTAGTGATGGGTGGTCAAGGACAAGGCGGTTTGCCAATCCTATTACAGCCAGAAATAGGAACTTCAAGCAATACAGCAGCTCCAAAACCTTAG